In Methanosphaera sp. ISO3-F5, a genomic segment contains:
- a CDS encoding PH domain-containing protein, with product MGFLSQVIGHADIGGDISIIEEYLFENETVIQSFHFLRDSIILTNLGIYLVDIQGLSGKKVEVKFFPKKTIRTISFETAGTFDIDADIKIGVTNNPEILPEGGSVNVPITFKVPSNQTQEAKQIVKLIKKHYLCD from the coding sequence ATGGGATTCCTAAGCCAAGTAATCGGACACGCAGACATAGGCGGAGACATAAGCATAATAGAAGAATACCTATTCGAAAACGAAACAGTAATACAATCATTCCACTTCCTAAGAGACTCAATAATACTAACAAACCTAGGAATATACCTAGTAGACATACAAGGACTCAGCGGAAAAAAAGTAGAAGTAAAATTCTTCCCCAAAAAAACAATCAGAACAATATCATTCGAAACAGCAGGAACATTCGACATAGACGCAGACATAAAAATAGGAGTAACAAACAACCCCGAAATACTACCAGAAGGAGGATCAGTAAACGTACCAATAACCTTCAAAGTACCATCAAACCAAACACAAGAAGCCAAACAAATAGTCAAACTAATCAAAAAACACTACCTATGCGACTAA
- the dptG gene encoding DNA phosphorothioation-dependent restriction protein DptG: MDYNENLNILLSEVITSNHKFERKMEQIYLPIITNQNSKFENGFKTIVANSVRIFNHKKITEEYSNEKLIHKIINNDNFSYDKNDKKYLEALIKSFLINENNELNIIHPYFYMYVPEVTNKQRSNELQIGQFISDLFYSDVEGIGDYFDFKDDDKTELYYKNNILTDLVFKNLIVLPENTSSSNYVLKLNYVKKVFKEDIEFVIENNEEFLTSNLEELLAYYYFYYITQLTFKLYNKNNNLNKIEPLYYLTSNENISSNRKTINSGYSLIKNNNFYDIVTKILVISYLNKLLGTKGLVYSEIIEKIENMSNEEYNDFIYVLKEFIKIYVDLNPRLNLNEDFLNENNYIQIIDYMFECFNDPFYNAANNRYFKAIENLGKLYFLKRKGRYGYVLNISDNLLLAITALCIKEEKIKLKQLFKEYELRGLFFDKKSKKEIENLLTKLNLIDKKSDSGDAQYVRRIL, encoded by the coding sequence ATGGATTATAATGAAAATTTAAATATATTATTATCTGAGGTAATTACTTCAAATCATAAATTTGAACGTAAAATGGAACAAATTTATTTACCTATTATAACAAATCAAAATTCTAAATTTGAAAATGGTTTTAAAACGATAGTTGCTAATTCGGTAAGAATATTCAATCATAAAAAAATTACTGAAGAGTATTCAAATGAAAAATTAATTCATAAAATTATAAATAATGATAATTTTTCTTATGATAAAAATGATAAAAAATATCTTGAAGCCTTAATTAAATCTTTTTTAATTAATGAAAATAATGAATTAAATATTATTCATCCGTATTTTTATATGTATGTTCCTGAAGTAACAAATAAACAACGTTCTAATGAACTTCAAATAGGTCAATTCATTTCAGACTTATTTTATAGTGATGTTGAAGGTATTGGAGATTATTTTGATTTTAAAGATGATGACAAAACTGAGTTATATTATAAAAACAATATTTTAACAGATTTAGTTTTTAAGAATTTAATAGTATTGCCGGAAAATACATCTTCATCGAATTATGTTCTTAAATTAAATTATGTGAAAAAAGTGTTTAAAGAGGATATTGAATTTGTTATTGAAAATAATGAAGAATTTTTAACATCAAATTTAGAAGAACTTTTGGCTTATTATTACTTTTATTATATTACCCAACTGACTTTTAAATTATATAATAAAAACAATAATTTAAATAAAATTGAACCATTATATTATCTAACATCAAATGAGAATATCAGTAGTAATAGAAAAACAATTAATTCCGGATATTCATTAATTAAAAATAATAATTTTTATGATATTGTTACTAAAATTTTAGTAATATCTTATTTAAATAAACTATTAGGTACTAAAGGATTAGTATATTCCGAAATTATAGAAAAAATTGAAAATATGTCTAATGAAGAATATAATGATTTTATATATGTATTAAAAGAATTTATAAAAATATATGTTGATTTAAATCCGAGATTAAACTTAAATGAAGATTTTTTAAATGAAAATAATTATATTCAAATTATAGATTATATGTTTGAATGTTTCAATGATCCATTTTATAATGCTGCTAATAATAGATATTTCAAAGCAATAGAAAATCTTGGTAAATTATATTTTTTAAAACGTAAAGGTAGGTATGGTTATGTTTTAAATATTTCTGATAATTTATTATTAGCAATTACTGCATTATGTATTAAAGAAGAAAAAATTAAATTAAAACAGTTATTTAAAGAATATGAACTAAGAGGATTATTTTTTGATAAAAAAAGTAAAAAAGAAATAGAAAATCTGTTAACGAAATTGAATTTAATTGATAAGAAAAGTGATAGTGGGGATGCACAATATGTCCGAAGAATTTTATAA
- a CDS encoding TMEM175 family protein has protein sequence MQTERFEALIDAILAIIITIIVMEIPLPATPTWTSLLELNPEFIAYTTSFLICFNLWNYHHTLFNVVNKLDSTITWASAISMMIIGLLPHATTMLSTNMNSFTAQAMFGLIFFLTNINFYIVDQLLIRKDPANIALRLKLKNTKQNMIFTTILYTIGYIIAYTYYPPAIMITCLLSIILSFLPQKTKNKIKLPL, from the coding sequence ATGCAAACAGAAAGATTCGAAGCACTAATAGATGCAATACTAGCAATCATCATCACAATAATAGTAATGGAAATACCACTACCAGCAACACCCACCTGGACAAGCCTACTAGAACTAAACCCAGAATTCATAGCATACACAACAAGTTTCCTAATATGCTTCAACCTATGGAACTACCACCACACACTATTCAACGTAGTAAACAAACTAGACAGCACAATCACATGGGCAAGCGCAATAAGCATGATGATAATAGGCCTACTACCACACGCAACAACAATGCTATCAACAAACATGAACTCATTCACAGCACAAGCAATGTTCGGACTAATCTTCTTCCTAACAAACATAAACTTCTACATAGTAGACCAACTACTAATACGAAAAGACCCAGCAAACATAGCACTACGACTAAAACTAAAAAACACAAAACAAAATATGATATTCACAACAATACTATACACAATAGGATACATCATAGCATACACATACTACCCACCAGCAATAATGATAACCTGCCTACTAAGCATAATACTATCATTCCTACCACAAAAAACAAAAAACAAAATAAAACTACCCCTCTAA
- a CDS encoding helicase HerA domain-containing protein translates to MSEEFYKYISTKLIDTFSLEGQIKNGDKFFIEFDEKNQVKNLYDNLKEVAINYGNNIKVEPFKFQYNNGNPYETYTITFNSLKLVIASSDNATNDYLVTLRNAVTEQNDVWKDTALLIIGINLIDSIQNGMKDLQNRGMPFNINRLTDNLKSEIYSKDTLNKYEKECLNFHLDNMLNDMYETTLWDYEDVLAIINQGKILEEQYPKLGLFPDSKINQDNHKQTLKKHIKENHNEFERVAEAHRLEEPKDKLEKRYTNSGVTKLNKDNWYETDYNSVKRYINKDKGFIEYDDEYNSVNNEKLIYWEKPEKNNKAGLRKRHIIVFNPDNLEEITLEFMFDSVLSKSFINKKSQKIATTKGKKLIINLKSNPNTTTFNKVTYTHKDISSMKYIFNIAIVNCPEDILKPIKSNYLIMPSKKYIQILNEDNNNLIELGIGDEKNKIIISEEKQEIPITLNDTIIINDDNSLFSESNNLIEFQLSYDLFFKIPLAIKENEEKVIPKQSVTISNYKRENESNFIYNGNKIIQGSNIFSIDKKFKKFLKLEEQIVKGKIFSGNIDINNNIEPEELLLSNEIREKYENILNYYENMKNEKTICGYPSLVYLDDNLEKLYTDFLIVYNKEIENITEEESLSDYPNKFNLSKIGVFKSINNIYYSSLSPLVMAYQIELKHQLKNEPIEESLLNRLTPDNLLPYIYNEDNKIFKPLTQNIAKEWIIYEKEVEVNLGSTNKFIAKVIEDKMNRFIKTFYYLFDSNDPAPLKLNIINIQNDKEIVKGIFNFIYSYIKKSRSIIPVELNIYNNEDKSFFDYLFKCNNESDLEDIFDIKINSKDFDPSDILRIIQNNITYYKIDKNITKTFEYAHISFYKSSTNIGTSNSNMENVETGVYLNGLLSETTAFKSGNNYKVGFGTRNLRNKNNLLLKTAINTNEIIHNTKNNGEDIYSKGKSITIKPKTPEFDDIELLYDKSVWVTFIEPVFGLEYFDTNDNLIIVHYSEQYTSSNKYDTITVSNQNKEYENIIKLFLNENNYESNDEYMENNLKIFNGINGEWLLRVISDNNQINRDKLSIISAIKYILSILHKENIIWIPISLDEINRICKTINITLDSKLHKLLNNNQNMDYILFVGLEYDTEYNVEIVYYPIEINNDIDNSEDLTSNDNIINISYIFNSELLQNSSFKSKFFRNFIMQIALANYKKLSLTDLWNDTSDILDKIKPKLLNDDYNFSKEIKKHILDCAIFNFREDLENIKIHSENKTQLYELPKKYAFEGISDNVDSIIKKMKDDVVVLPEHKFILDNYNSKISEKNVSVNNNENPTTEPIKNDTPDTDFINDENNDINSEKNNKGMIYKPHRFDSLNQEIPLDNIRTLIGTIPHSNKKIFIEYGHKELSNRHVLISGKSGYGKTYFMQCLIYEMSKQKIPTLIIDYSDAFTENELKDEIKDFLGENLKIFNVKKDKFPLNPFRKQFEEDYLDISSKIKSIFSSVYNIGPIQENTLLTTIFEELNNNQENMDFNILKNALMNKNDKNSQSVLSQINEFLLYDPFMNDKTFDWSCLDKRSKDVIIIQLHGYSKNIQKIITEFILWDLWNYKLIYGSEEKPFNIVLDEAQNLDFSTDKSPSVKILKEGRKKGWSAWFATQTINGIIKKTGENPFNIAENIIYFHPTDKIKNVASDFTTNNEDKLKWTEKISNLKKGECIFVGPTKNSENHLNPSRPFYLKIDSLKDRKNND, encoded by the coding sequence ATGTCCGAAGAATTTTATAAATATATATCAACGAAATTAATAGATACATTTTCATTAGAAGGACAAATAAAAAATGGTGATAAATTTTTTATCGAATTTGATGAAAAAAATCAAGTTAAAAATTTATATGATAATTTAAAAGAAGTTGCTATTAATTATGGAAATAATATTAAAGTTGAACCTTTTAAATTTCAATATAATAATGGAAACCCCTATGAAACTTATACAATTACTTTTAATTCATTGAAATTAGTTATTGCATCTAGTGATAATGCTACTAATGATTACTTAGTAACTTTAAGAAATGCTGTAACTGAACAAAATGATGTTTGGAAAGATACTGCTTTATTAATTATTGGTATTAATTTAATTGATAGTATTCAAAATGGTATGAAAGATCTACAAAATAGGGGAATGCCATTTAATATTAATCGTTTAACAGATAATTTAAAAAGTGAAATTTATTCAAAAGATACTTTAAATAAATATGAAAAGGAATGTTTAAATTTTCATTTAGATAATATGTTAAATGATATGTATGAAACTACTTTATGGGATTATGAAGATGTTTTGGCCATTATTAATCAAGGTAAAATATTAGAAGAACAATATCCTAAATTAGGATTATTCCCAGATAGTAAAATAAATCAAGATAATCATAAACAAACACTTAAAAAACATATTAAAGAAAACCATAATGAATTTGAAAGAGTAGCTGAAGCACATAGATTAGAAGAACCTAAAGATAAATTAGAAAAACGTTATACAAATAGTGGAGTAACAAAATTAAATAAAGATAACTGGTATGAAACCGATTATAATAGTGTTAAACGTTATATTAATAAAGATAAAGGTTTTATTGAATATGATGATGAATATAACAGTGTAAATAATGAAAAATTAATTTATTGGGAAAAACCTGAAAAAAATAATAAAGCAGGATTAAGAAAAAGACATATCATAGTGTTTAATCCTGATAATTTAGAAGAAATTACATTGGAATTTATGTTTGATTCAGTTTTATCTAAATCATTTATTAATAAGAAATCTCAAAAAATTGCCACTACCAAAGGAAAGAAATTAATCATAAATTTAAAAAGTAATCCTAATACAACTACATTTAATAAAGTTACATATACTCATAAAGATATATCTAGTATGAAATATATTTTTAATATAGCAATAGTTAATTGTCCTGAAGACATACTGAAACCTATAAAATCTAATTATCTTATAATGCCTAGTAAAAAATATATTCAAATATTAAATGAAGATAATAATAACTTAATTGAACTAGGTATTGGTGATGAAAAAAATAAAATAATTATTTCTGAAGAAAAACAAGAAATCCCTATAACATTAAATGATACTATAATTATTAACGATGATAATTCATTATTTAGTGAATCAAATAACTTAATAGAATTCCAGTTATCCTATGATTTATTTTTTAAAATTCCATTAGCTATAAAGGAAAATGAAGAAAAAGTTATTCCTAAACAATCAGTCACTATATCAAATTATAAAAGAGAAAATGAATCTAATTTCATATATAATGGTAATAAAATTATTCAAGGATCAAATATTTTCTCTATTGATAAAAAATTTAAAAAATTCCTTAAATTAGAAGAACAAATAGTTAAAGGAAAAATCTTTTCCGGTAATATAGATATAAATAATAACATAGAACCAGAAGAACTACTTCTTTCCAACGAAATTAGAGAAAAGTATGAAAATATTTTAAATTATTATGAAAATATGAAAAATGAAAAAACTATTTGTGGTTATCCAAGTTTAGTTTATTTAGATGATAATTTAGAAAAATTATATACTGATTTTTTAATAGTTTATAATAAAGAAATTGAAAATATTACAGAAGAAGAATCCTTATCAGATTATCCAAATAAATTTAATTTATCTAAGATAGGTGTTTTTAAATCAATTAACAATATTTATTATAGTAGTTTATCACCATTAGTTATGGCTTATCAAATAGAATTAAAACATCAGTTAAAAAATGAACCTATAGAAGAATCTTTATTAAATCGTTTAACACCAGATAATTTATTACCTTATATTTATAATGAAGATAATAAAATATTTAAACCATTAACACAAAACATTGCAAAAGAATGGATAATTTATGAAAAAGAAGTTGAAGTTAATCTAGGTTCTACAAATAAATTTATTGCTAAAGTAATAGAAGATAAAATGAATAGATTTATTAAAACTTTTTATTATCTATTCGATTCAAATGATCCAGCACCTCTTAAATTAAATATTATTAACATACAAAATGATAAAGAAATAGTTAAAGGTATATTTAATTTTATTTATTCATATATCAAAAAATCTAGAAGTATAATACCAGTAGAATTAAATATTTATAACAACGAAGATAAAAGTTTTTTCGATTATCTATTTAAATGTAACAATGAGTCTGACTTGGAGGATATTTTTGACATAAAAATCAATAGTAAAGATTTTGATCCATCGGATATCTTAAGAATAATTCAAAACAATATTACCTATTACAAAATTGATAAAAACATTACTAAAACATTCGAATATGCACATATATCCTTTTATAAGTCATCCACAAATATTGGTACTTCTAATAGTAATATGGAAAATGTTGAAACTGGAGTATACTTAAATGGGTTACTTTCAGAAACAACTGCATTTAAATCAGGAAATAATTATAAAGTAGGATTTGGTACAAGAAATTTACGTAATAAAAATAATTTACTTTTAAAAACCGCTATTAATACTAATGAAATAATACATAATACAAAAAATAATGGTGAAGATATTTATTCTAAAGGTAAATCAATTACTATTAAACCAAAAACACCTGAATTTGATGATATTGAATTATTATATGATAAATCAGTTTGGGTAACTTTTATTGAACCAGTATTTGGACTAGAATATTTTGATACTAATGATAATTTAATTATAGTTCATTATAGTGAACAATACACTTCTTCGAATAAATACGATACAATTACAGTGTCAAATCAAAATAAAGAATATGAAAACATTATAAAACTTTTCTTAAATGAAAATAATTATGAATCTAATGATGAATATATGGAAAACAATTTAAAAATTTTTAATGGAATAAATGGTGAATGGTTATTAAGAGTAATAAGTGATAATAATCAAATTAATAGAGATAAATTAAGTATTATATCGGCTATAAAATATATACTATCCATATTACATAAAGAGAATATCATTTGGATACCTATTAGTTTAGATGAAATTAATAGAATATGTAAAACTATTAATATTACCCTTGATTCAAAATTGCATAAATTATTAAATAATAATCAAAATATGGATTATATTTTGTTTGTAGGATTAGAATATGATACTGAATACAATGTTGAAATAGTTTACTACCCTATAGAAATTAATAACGATATTGATAACTCAGAAGATTTAACAAGTAATGATAATATAATAAATATATCTTATATATTTAATTCAGAACTATTACAAAATTCAAGTTTTAAAAGTAAGTTTTTCAGAAATTTCATTATGCAAATTGCTTTAGCAAATTATAAAAAATTATCTTTAACGGATTTATGGAATGATACTAGTGACATTTTAGATAAAATTAAACCTAAATTACTTAATGATGATTATAATTTTTCTAAAGAAATAAAAAAACATATCTTAGACTGTGCAATATTTAATTTCCGTGAAGATCTTGAAAACATTAAAATTCATTCAGAAAATAAAACCCAATTATACGAATTACCAAAAAAATATGCCTTTGAAGGAATTTCAGATAATGTAGATAGTATTATTAAAAAAATGAAAGATGATGTTGTGGTTTTACCAGAACATAAATTTATATTAGATAATTATAATTCAAAAATATCTGAAAAAAATGTTTCTGTAAACAACAATGAAAATCCAACTACAGAACCAATTAAAAATGATACTCCAGATACAGATTTTATAAATGATGAAAATAATGATATAAACTCCGAAAAAAATAATAAGGGTATGATTTATAAACCTCATCGTTTTGATAGTTTGAATCAAGAAATTCCATTAGATAACATAAGAACATTAATTGGTACTATTCCTCATAGTAATAAGAAAATATTCATAGAGTATGGACATAAAGAATTATCTAATAGACATGTATTAATATCGGGTAAATCAGGTTATGGGAAAACTTATTTCATGCAATGCTTAATTTATGAAATGTCTAAACAAAAAATCCCTACTTTAATTATAGATTATAGTGATGCATTTACTGAAAACGAACTAAAAGATGAAATAAAAGATTTTTTAGGAGAAAATTTAAAAATATTTAATGTTAAAAAAGATAAATTCCCTTTAAATCCTTTCAGAAAACAATTTGAAGAAGATTATTTAGATATATCTTCTAAAATAAAAAGTATATTTAGTTCTGTATACAATATAGGACCAATACAAGAAAATACATTGTTAACAACAATATTTGAAGAATTAAATAATAATCAAGAAAATATGGATTTTAATATTCTAAAAAATGCATTAATGAATAAAAATGATAAAAATTCACAGTCAGTTTTAAGTCAAATAAATGAATTTTTATTATATGATCCATTTATGAATGATAAAACATTTGATTGGTCATGTTTAGATAAACGTTCAAAAGATGTGATAATAATTCAATTACATGGATATTCCAAAAATATCCAAAAAATAATTACTGAATTCATATTATGGGATTTATGGAATTATAAATTAATATACGGATCAGAAGAAAAACCATTTAATATTGTATTAGACGAAGCACAAAATTTAGATTTTAGTACAGATAAATCTCCTTCTGTTAAAATTTTAAAAGAAGGAAGAAAAAAAGGTTGGAGTGCATGGTTTGCTACTCAAACAATTAATGGTATCATTAAAAAAACTGGTGAAAATCCATTTAACATAGCTGAAAATATTATATATTTCCATCCAACAGACAAAATAAAAAATGTAGCTTCAGATTTTACAACCAATAATGAAGATAAACTTAAATGGACTGAAAAAATATCCAATTTAAAAAAAGGAGAATGTATATTTGTAGGCCCTACTAAAAATAGTGAAAATCATTTAAATCCTTCAAGACCATTTTATTTAAAAATTGATTCATTAAAAGATAGAAAAAATAATGATTAA